One genomic region from Pseudoduganella dura encodes:
- a CDS encoding ABC transporter permease — MSGLHAHLAHLATTPAGLWTLAWRRLRADRLAMAALAVVAGWLVLIALSGAGLVAADWEREAGVNYAPPSFLGAAVADTAAAGAAAAPAVPARANPFDPLAGDLAVLRAALPDGGAAPERRPTLPFGADKWGHDIVKKTVKGAETSIVIGIVAAFLAVGLGTLLGALSGYFGGIVDDLLTWLYSVFTSIPSILMILTVAAVLQAKGVATIVLILGLTGWTGPYRLIRAEYIRHKAREYVMAADAIGASAWRRMFVHIFPNVSHVALVQVSILVVGFIKAEVILSFLGFGVPAGVVSWGSMLNEAQNELLLGKWWQLAAAAAAMAVLVTAFSLFADALRDALDPKVK; from the coding sequence ATGAGCGGCCTGCACGCCCACCTCGCCCACCTCGCCACCACCCCGGCCGGGCTGTGGACGCTGGCGTGGCGCCGGTTGCGCGCCGACCGGCTGGCGATGGCGGCATTGGCCGTCGTCGCCGGCTGGCTGGTGCTGATCGCCCTGTCGGGCGCCGGCCTGGTGGCCGCCGACTGGGAGCGCGAGGCGGGCGTAAACTACGCGCCGCCGTCGTTCCTGGGTGCCGCGGTTGCCGATACGGCCGCCGCCGGCGCTGCCGCCGCGCCGGCGGTGCCGGCGCGCGCGAACCCGTTCGATCCGCTGGCCGGCGACCTGGCGGTCTTGCGCGCCGCGCTGCCCGATGGGGGCGCGGCGCCCGAACGCCGGCCCACGCTGCCCTTCGGCGCCGACAAGTGGGGGCACGACATCGTGAAGAAAACGGTGAAGGGCGCCGAGACCTCGATCGTGATCGGCATCGTCGCCGCGTTCCTCGCGGTGGGCCTCGGCACGCTGCTCGGCGCGTTGTCCGGCTATTTCGGCGGCATCGTCGACGACCTGCTGACGTGGCTGTACAGCGTGTTCACGTCGATCCCGTCGATCCTGATGATCCTGACGGTGGCCGCGGTGCTGCAGGCGAAAGGCGTGGCGACGATCGTGCTGATCCTGGGCCTCACCGGCTGGACCGGGCCTTACCGGCTGATCCGCGCCGAGTACATTCGGCACAAGGCGCGCGAGTACGTGATGGCGGCCGATGCCATCGGCGCCTCCGCGTGGCGCCGGATGTTCGTGCACATCTTCCCGAACGTGAGCCACGTGGCGCTTGTGCAGGTGTCTATCCTGGTGGTGGGCTTCATCAAGGCCGAGGTGATCCTGTCGTTCCTGGGCTTCGGCGTGCCGGCCGGCGTGGTGTCGTGGGGCTCGATGCTGAACGAGGCGCAGAATGAACTGTTGCTGGGCAAGTGGTGGCAGCTGGCGGCCGCCGCGGCCGCGATGGCGGTGCTGGTGACGGCATTCTCGCTGTTCGCCGACGCGCTGCGCGATGCGCTCGATCCGAAGGTGAAATGA
- a CDS encoding ABC transporter permease produces MLPFLLRRLWQMLPTMLGVVLLVFVLFNWVGGDPAYVLAGKMSSLDAIAGIRRQLGVDEPYHVQLLIFAKQVVTFDFGQSWATGESVGHIISSRLGPSLTVLVPLTILETLIGIALALAVGFVRGSLTDRAVMVACTAAMSVSILVYIIAFQYGLAYRLGLFPVQGWGDSLGENLLRYAPLPVLIGLAVSVAPTLRLYRSFVLDEANQDYVRTARAKGLPERRVMWVHVLRNAAIPIITHVMASLPALLIGAFLLERFFGIPGIGREVILAVERSDFPVIKAITVYVAFATMVFNLLTDLLYRAVDPRVQPG; encoded by the coding sequence ATGCTTCCATTCCTGTTGCGCCGCCTGTGGCAGATGCTGCCCACGATGCTCGGGGTCGTGCTGCTGGTGTTCGTGCTGTTCAACTGGGTCGGCGGCGATCCGGCCTATGTGCTGGCCGGGAAGATGTCGAGCCTTGATGCGATCGCCGGTATCCGCCGCCAGCTCGGGGTCGACGAGCCGTACCACGTGCAGCTGCTGATCTTCGCGAAACAGGTCGTCACCTTCGATTTCGGCCAGAGCTGGGCCACCGGCGAAAGCGTGGGGCACATCATCTCCTCGCGCCTGGGGCCGTCGCTGACGGTGCTGGTGCCGCTGACCATCCTGGAAACGCTGATCGGCATCGCGCTGGCACTGGCGGTCGGATTCGTGCGCGGTTCGCTGACCGACCGGGCGGTGATGGTGGCCTGCACGGCGGCCATGTCGGTCTCGATCCTCGTCTACATCATCGCGTTCCAGTACGGGCTGGCCTACCGCCTGGGCCTGTTCCCGGTGCAGGGCTGGGGCGACAGCCTGGGCGAAAACCTGCTGCGCTACGCGCCGCTGCCGGTCCTTATCGGCCTGGCCGTCTCGGTGGCGCCCACGCTGCGGCTGTACCGCAGCTTCGTGCTCGACGAGGCAAACCAGGATTACGTGCGCACCGCGCGCGCCAAGGGGCTGCCGGAACGGCGCGTGATGTGGGTGCACGTGCTGCGCAACGCGGCGATCCCGATCATCACGCACGTGATGGCCAGCCTGCCGGCGCTGCTGATCGGCGCCTTCCTGCTGGAACGCTTCTTCGGCATTCCCGGCATCGGGCGCGAAGTCATCCTCGCCGTCGAGCGCAGCGATTTCCCCGTCATCAAGGCGATCACCGTGTACGTGGCCTTTGCCACGATGGTGTTCAACCTGCTGACCGACCTGCTGTACCGGGCCGTCGACCCGCGGGTGCAGCCGGGATGA
- a CDS encoding TonB-dependent receptor: MMARSVRLLFTGSMMATLGLAGTAAAQDSTTMQRVEVTGSSIKRASAETASPVQVIGRDELLRSGKGTVSEYLQTLTVDGAGSLPTGFGNGFAAGSTAISLRGLGATSTLVLLNGRRMAPFARADDGQKSFTDLSTVPMQIVERIEILKDGASSTYGADAIAGVVNIILRKDVQGLEIKADTGWSRYDDGKANKASITYGIGDLDEDKFNWVVNAEYNQSDRIKNSDRANRRGHIGNGDLRAYGFPVGTQFAGGYINGPNSVSPSTTGMVRDPKTTNYVNLPGCSTLSATTNQTGANGGCLYYADQWRDMQPEIESLNLYTKGTLQINPATQAYVEVGYSKRSTAFTMTPPSITPTVAFPPNAQTPQGFINYGNANLMGATHPQNPFRVTPQNPVGAAARVRYIAGDIGPSERNADNEFRRFVVGVKGSAAGWDYDTGFTYSDSKLDLLYTNMLNMNVLTQALSNPASQYFPYYIGTEAYRNPASLYQAMVVNAMSHSKTSLSVIDFKASRELPIALPGGNIGLALGAEHRREKVSNPSLAGSENGSINSSYVAAFGDAKVSAIYAEILAPLLKSVELSAAVRYDKYDNFNSTTPKVGLKWTPVRTFALRGTYTEGFRAPGAAEGSSASQSTGTSTVRDPIRCPNNVPAAGGATSTDCAIPVAAVKVGDAKLQPETSKGVTLGMVWDPFEGTSVALDGWKIKRENEINPLPYNEAAALPTAIRNDNNLVVGGVVQPGTGTLVLTQAPYRNSSYTEISGVDLDVKQRLRLGDWGRATLGVVVTHVASWSRHESATTVYQFAGTHGNCDTSNCAGTPKNKVNLSASWDINAWNFSGNLNWRDKMKNIYFEGGPCASTLANGQPGTKDCEIASFTTLDLSTRFNVNKQLTLFASVNNAFDKIAPLDPLTYGGISYNPMDSSGAIGRYFKIGASYKFF, encoded by the coding sequence ATGATGGCACGTTCAGTTCGCCTGTTATTCACGGGCAGCATGATGGCCACGCTGGGCTTGGCAGGCACGGCCGCCGCCCAGGACAGCACGACGATGCAACGCGTCGAAGTCACCGGTTCGAGCATCAAGCGCGCCAGCGCCGAAACCGCATCGCCGGTCCAGGTGATCGGCCGCGACGAACTGCTGCGCTCAGGCAAAGGCACCGTCTCCGAATACCTGCAGACCCTGACCGTGGACGGCGCCGGCTCGCTGCCGACCGGCTTCGGCAATGGCTTCGCCGCCGGTTCCACCGCGATTTCGCTGCGCGGCCTGGGCGCCACCTCCACGCTGGTGCTGCTGAACGGCCGCCGCATGGCGCCGTTCGCCCGCGCCGACGACGGCCAGAAAAGCTTCACCGACCTGTCCACCGTGCCGATGCAGATCGTCGAGCGCATCGAGATCCTGAAGGACGGCGCTTCGTCGACCTACGGCGCCGACGCGATCGCCGGCGTGGTCAACATCATCCTGCGCAAGGACGTGCAAGGCCTGGAAATCAAGGCCGACACCGGCTGGTCGCGCTACGACGACGGCAAGGCCAACAAGGCCTCGATCACGTACGGCATCGGCGACCTGGATGAAGACAAGTTCAACTGGGTGGTCAACGCCGAGTACAACCAGTCGGACCGCATCAAGAACAGCGACCGCGCCAATCGCCGCGGCCACATCGGCAACGGCGACCTGCGCGCCTACGGCTTCCCGGTCGGCACCCAGTTTGCCGGCGGCTACATCAACGGCCCCAACAGCGTCAGCCCGTCGACCACCGGCATGGTGCGCGATCCGAAAACCACGAACTACGTGAACCTGCCGGGCTGCTCCACGCTGTCGGCCACCACGAACCAGACCGGCGCGAACGGCGGCTGCCTGTATTACGCCGACCAGTGGCGCGACATGCAGCCAGAGATCGAGTCGCTGAACCTGTACACCAAGGGCACGCTGCAGATCAACCCGGCCACCCAGGCCTACGTGGAAGTGGGCTACTCGAAGCGCTCGACCGCGTTCACGATGACGCCGCCGTCGATCACGCCGACCGTGGCCTTCCCGCCTAACGCGCAAACGCCGCAGGGCTTCATCAACTACGGCAACGCCAACCTGATGGGGGCCACCCACCCGCAGAACCCGTTCCGCGTCACCCCGCAAAACCCGGTCGGCGCGGCCGCACGCGTGCGCTACATCGCCGGCGACATCGGCCCGTCCGAGCGCAACGCGGACAACGAATTCCGTCGCTTCGTCGTCGGCGTCAAGGGCTCGGCCGCCGGCTGGGACTATGACACCGGCTTCACCTACTCCGATTCGAAGCTGGACCTGCTGTACACGAACATGCTGAACATGAACGTGCTGACGCAGGCGCTGAGCAACCCGGCATCGCAGTACTTCCCGTACTACATCGGCACGGAAGCCTACCGCAACCCGGCCTCGCTGTACCAGGCGATGGTGGTCAACGCGATGTCGCACTCGAAGACCAGCCTGTCCGTGATCGACTTCAAGGCCTCGCGCGAACTGCCGATCGCCCTGCCGGGCGGTAACATCGGTCTGGCACTGGGCGCCGAGCACCGCCGCGAGAAGGTGTCGAACCCGTCGCTGGCCGGTTCCGAGAACGGCTCGATCAACTCGAGCTACGTGGCCGCGTTCGGCGACGCGAAGGTGTCGGCAATCTACGCCGAGATCCTGGCGCCGCTGCTGAAATCGGTGGAACTGTCCGCCGCCGTGCGTTACGACAAATACGACAACTTCAACTCGACCACGCCGAAAGTGGGCCTGAAGTGGACGCCGGTGCGCACCTTCGCGCTGCGCGGCACGTACACCGAAGGCTTCCGCGCTCCGGGCGCCGCCGAAGGCAGTTCCGCTTCGCAGTCGACCGGCACCTCCACCGTGCGCGATCCGATCCGCTGCCCGAACAACGTTCCGGCCGCCGGCGGTGCCACTTCGACCGACTGCGCGATTCCTGTCGCCGCCGTCAAGGTCGGCGATGCCAAGCTGCAGCCGGAAACGTCGAAAGGCGTGACGCTGGGCATGGTCTGGGATCCGTTCGAAGGCACGTCCGTGGCGCTGGACGGCTGGAAGATCAAGCGTGAAAACGAGATCAACCCGCTGCCGTACAACGAAGCGGCGGCCCTGCCGACCGCGATCCGCAACGACAACAACCTGGTCGTGGGCGGCGTCGTGCAACCCGGTACCGGCACGCTGGTGCTGACCCAGGCACCGTACCGCAACTCCAGCTACACCGAGATCTCGGGTGTCGACCTGGATGTCAAGCAGCGCCTGCGCCTGGGCGACTGGGGCCGCGCCACGCTGGGTGTGGTGGTGACGCACGTGGCATCGTGGTCGCGCCATGAAAGCGCGACGACCGTCTACCAGTTCGCGGGCACGCATGGCAACTGCGATACGTCGAACTGCGCCGGCACGCCGAAGAACAAGGTCAACCTGTCCGCATCGTGGGACATCAACGCCTGGAACTTCAGCGGCAACCTGAACTGGCGCGACAAGATGAAGAACATCTACTTCGAAGGCGGCCCGTGCGCCTCCACGCTGGCCAACGGCCAGCCGGGCACGAAGGATTGCGAAATCGCCTCGTTCACGACGCTGGACCTGTCGACCCGCTTCAACGTCAACAAGCAGCTGACGCTGTTCGCCTCGGTGAACAACGCGTTCGACAAGATCGCCCCGCTCGATCCGCTGACCTACGGCGGCATCAGCTACAACCCGATGGATTCGTCGGGCGCGATCGGCCGTTACTTCAAGATCGGCGCGAGCTACAAGTTCTTCTAA
- a CDS encoding ABC transporter ATP-binding protein: MMDDFPDQPSSEPGGEPLLAVRDLRIAFRVDRRTTAEAVKGISFDVPRNATVALVGESGSGKSVSSLAVMGLLPPESTVIDPAGSILFDGRDVLRLPAGERRALCGRDIAMIFQEPMSSLNPVFTVGFQVGEVLRRHLGMTRRQARVRTLELLDEVGIPDPAVKIDAYPGQMSGGQQQRVMIAMAIACGPKLLIADEPTTALDVTIQKQIVELIARLQRERGMAVLFITHDLGLVGEIADHVIVMRHGEIREAGPARQVLGAPRDLYTRALLHCRPTLDARPVRLPVIADYMAQGRVAEAVPQRTRGYAPDDEIILDVRKLSKSFWRGEGLFGKREFRAVKDVSFQLPRGKTLGVVGESGSGKTTVGLTLLRLHRATGGSALFEGRDLLAMPDREYHPYKRRIQIIFQNPYASLNPRFTVGQILLEPMRLHRIGTDDADRVAMATGLLERVGLPAQALHRYPHEFSGGQRQRIAIARCLAMKPEILVCDESVSALDVSVQAQVLNLLQDLQDEFALSYIFISHDLAVVKYISDQVMVMHGGEVVEYAGADELYRNPQHPYTRRLLSAFPRGVE, encoded by the coding sequence ATGATGGATGACTTTCCGGACCAGCCTTCGAGTGAACCGGGCGGGGAGCCGCTGCTGGCGGTGCGCGATTTGCGCATCGCGTTCCGGGTCGACAGGCGCACCACCGCCGAAGCGGTGAAGGGCATCTCGTTCGACGTGCCCCGCAATGCCACGGTGGCGCTGGTGGGCGAATCGGGCAGCGGCAAGTCGGTCAGCTCGCTGGCCGTGATGGGGCTGCTGCCGCCGGAGTCCACGGTCATCGATCCGGCCGGCAGCATCCTGTTCGACGGCCGCGACGTGCTGCGCCTGCCGGCGGGCGAACGCCGCGCGCTGTGCGGCCGCGACATCGCGATGATCTTCCAGGAACCGATGTCCTCGCTCAATCCCGTGTTCACGGTGGGCTTCCAGGTGGGCGAGGTGCTGCGCCGCCACCTGGGCATGACGCGGCGCCAGGCGCGGGTGCGCACGCTGGAACTGCTCGACGAGGTGGGCATTCCCGATCCGGCCGTGAAGATCGATGCGTATCCGGGGCAGATGTCGGGCGGGCAGCAGCAGCGTGTGATGATCGCGATGGCGATCGCCTGCGGGCCGAAGCTGCTGATCGCCGACGAACCGACCACCGCGCTGGACGTGACGATCCAGAAGCAGATCGTCGAGCTGATCGCCCGGCTGCAGCGCGAGCGGGGCATGGCGGTGCTGTTCATCACGCACGACCTGGGGCTGGTGGGCGAGATCGCCGACCATGTGATCGTGATGCGCCACGGCGAGATCCGCGAGGCGGGCCCGGCACGCCAGGTGCTCGGCGCGCCGCGCGACCTGTACACGCGGGCGCTGCTGCATTGCCGGCCCACGCTCGATGCGCGGCCGGTGCGCCTGCCCGTGATCGCCGACTACATGGCGCAGGGCCGCGTGGCCGAGGCGGTGCCCCAGCGCACGCGCGGCTATGCACCGGACGACGAGATCATCCTCGATGTGCGCAAGCTCTCCAAGAGCTTCTGGAGGGGGGAAGGGCTGTTCGGCAAGCGCGAATTCCGGGCGGTGAAGGATGTGTCGTTCCAGCTGCCGCGCGGGAAAACGCTGGGCGTGGTCGGCGAATCAGGCTCCGGCAAGACCACCGTGGGCCTCACGCTGCTGCGGCTGCACCGGGCCACCGGCGGCAGCGCGCTGTTCGAAGGGCGCGACCTGCTGGCCATGCCGGACCGGGAGTACCACCCGTACAAGCGACGCATCCAGATCATCTTCCAGAACCCGTATGCGTCGCTGAACCCCCGCTTCACGGTCGGGCAGATCCTGCTCGAACCGATGCGCCTGCATCGTATCGGCACGGATGACGCCGACAGGGTGGCGATGGCCACGGGGTTGCTGGAGCGCGTGGGATTGCCGGCGCAGGCGCTGCACCGCTACCCGCACGAGTTCAGCGGCGGGCAGCGCCAGCGCATCGCGATCGCCCGCTGCCTGGCGATGAAGCCGGAAATCCTCGTCTGCGACGAATCGGTGTCGGCGCTGGACGTGTCGGTGCAGGCGCAGGTGCTGAACCTGCTGCAGGACCTGCAGGACGAATTCGCGCTGTCGTACATCTTCATCTCGCACGACCTGGCGGTGGTGAAATACATCTCCGACCAGGTGATGGTGATGCACGGCGGCGAGGTCGTCGAATATGCCGGTGCGGACGAGTTGTACCGCAACCCGCAACACCCGTATACGCGCAGGTTGTTGTCGGCGTTTCCCCGTGGCGTGGAGTAA